GCCTTCCATCCGCTCGTCCGCGTGTGCTGGTAATAGAGCTCCTGGACCGTCGTGCGCCGGCGAACGGGATTCAGGAGTCTTTGGAGACGAGCTTCGTCAAAGTTCCGAAACCAGCCGTGGTCCTCGTAACGGCCGAACGGCACGGTGATGAGAAGGCAGCCGCCGGGCCGGAGCAGGCGCACCATCTCCGAGAGCGCGGCTTCCGGCGTGGTTTCTCCGACCTCTCCCTGCACGTACCCCGAGTTATCCATGCCGACGTGCTCCAGGGAGGAGATGCACCAAATCAGATCGAAGGTCTCGTCGCCGAACGGCGTCGCGCCGATACTTCCGCGGATCGACTTCGTGTAGCAGGACGACGTGTCGTAGGCGGCTTCCGCGATGTCGATTCCGGTGAGATCGCGCGGCGAGGGCAGAGATCGAAGCATGGCCAGGTGGCACTCCATGCCGTTGGCATGTCCGACGTCCAATACCTTCATTCCCGGCTCGTACGTGAGCCGCGCGAGGAGTAGCTCCACGACACGTTCCGGGAGGTGCTTGCCATACCGGAACGGCAGATCCACGCGCGCCGGAAAGTCATGCCGGCCTTCCCGGAATGCACGCTCGTATTCCCTCACAATCTCCCGCTGAAGATCCCGTCCCAGCTTCCGTCGCAGAAAGTCCGCAGCTCGCTCGAGGAGGGCTTGCTCGGGGGCAAACGCCGGGAGTCGGCGAATCTCCGGGACCGCGCCCGCAACCTCTGCCGCGGCGCGCTTCGGCTTCGG
The genomic region above belongs to Candidatus Eisenbacteria bacterium and contains:
- a CDS encoding class I SAM-dependent methyltransferase is translated as MAADLLRAPPDSRRNVASGPQSEAKVFGSPKPKRAAAEVAGAVPEIRRLPAFAPEQALLERAADFLRRKLGRDLQREIVREYERAFREGRHDFPARVDLPFRYGKHLPERVVELLLARLTYEPGMKVLDVGHANGMECHLAMLRSLPSPRDLTGIDIAEAAYDTSSCYTKSIRGSIGATPFGDETFDLIWCISSLEHVGMDNSGYVQGEVGETTPEAALSEMVRLLRPGGCLLITVPFGRYEDHGWFRNFDEARLQRLLNPVRRRTTVQELYYQHTRTSGWKAAEPRDLRTVGYRDQGNAGAAALAAVLITNRS